One Ricinus communis isolate WT05 ecotype wild-type chromosome 7, ASM1957865v1, whole genome shotgun sequence genomic region harbors:
- the LOC8274279 gene encoding probable protein phosphatase 2C 33: MGSCLSAESRSPRPGTPSSPGFGVRKKKNSKKRPGSRNSSFDYRREEPLHRIPGRLFLNGSSDIASLFTQQGRKGTNQDAMIVWENFGSRTDTVFCGVFDGHGPYGHMVAKRVRDHLPLKLSAHWEVNITSEDVLKEISLNTAGSMNSEDTTFVSADEESRASVDLDDTVKHPEIFQTLKESFLKAFKVMDRELRIHANIDCFCSGTTAVTLIKQGRNLVVGNVGDSRAVLGTRDKDDSLVAVQLTVDLKPNLPAEAERIRKCKGRVFALQDEPEVARVWLPNNDSPGLAMARAFGDFCLKDFGLISVPDVSFRRLSEKDEFIVLATDGIWDVLSNKEVVDIVASVPTRPSAARALVESAVRAWRYKYPTSKVDDCAVVCLFLDSNNVSTASTVNANSNINTKEQPTSEDQADVDSQKEDDLNGPTGLGRSGTVRNGKEVLSDGIGEEDNSKQDEMQSEYGIEWSALEGVSRVNTLLNLPRFVPGKEDKKAAGETKAWK, translated from the exons ATGGGGTCCTGCTTGTCTGCAGAAAGCAGGAGCCCTCGCCCTGGTACACCTTCCTCTCCTGGTTTTGGTGtcaggaagaagaagaactcAAAGAAGAGACCAGGGTCAAGGAACTCTTCATTTGATTATCGGAGGGAAGAACCACTGCATAGGATTCCAGGCAGGCTGTTCTTGAATGGTTCCAGTGATATTGCTTCACTCTTTACCCAACAAGGCAGGAAAGGGACCAATCAAGATGCCATGATTGTTTGGGAG aattttgGATCAAGGACAGATACAGTTTTTTGCGGAGTTTTTGATGGACACGGTCCATATGGTCATATGGTTGCTAAAAGAGTGAGGGATCATCTTCCCCTTAAACTTAGTGCTCATTGGGAAGTAAATATAACCAGCGAGGATGTTCTCAAAGAGATAAGCCTTAATACCGCAGGAAGCATGAACTCTGAAGACACCACCTTTGTATCTGCTGATGAAGAATCTAGGGCCTCTGTTGATCTTGACGATACTGTAAAACATCCAGAGATTTTTCAGACATTGAAAGAGTCGTTTCTCAAGGCTTTCAAAGTCATGGACAGGGAACTCAGAATTCATGCAAATATTGATTGCTTTTGCAGTGGGACAACAGCAGTTACACTGATCAAGCAG GGTCGCAATCTCGTTGTTGGTAATGTTGGGGATTCCAGAGCAGTGCTGGGTACTAGGGACAAGGATGACTCTCTTGTGGCAGTTCAGTTGACTGTTGATCTGAAACCGAATCTTCCAG CGGAAGCGGAAAGAATTCGGAAGTGTAAAGGGCGTGTTTTTGCTCTTCAGGATGAACCTGAGGTAGCTAGAGTCTGGCTACCAAACAATGACTCTCCTGGCCTAGCCATGGCGCGGGCTTTTGGAGATTTCTGCCTGAAGGATTTTGGCTTAATCTCTGTGCCCGACGTATCCTTCCGACGCCTAAGTGAGAAAGATGAATTTATAGTCTTGGCTACTGATGGG ATATGGGATGTTCTCTCGAATAAAGAGGTGGTAGACATTGTAGCTTCAGTCCCAACACGACCTTCTGCAGCAAGAGCCTTGGTTGAGTCAGCAGTTAGAGCTTGGAGATACAAGTATCCAACCTCAAAAGTTGATGACTGCGCAGTAGTTTGCCTCTTCCTAGACTCTAACAATGTATCTACCGCTTCCACTGTCAATGCCAATAGCAATATCAATACCAAAGAGCAGCCTACGTCAGAGGACCAAGCTGACGTTGACAGTCAGAAAGAGGATGATCTCAACGGTCCAACTGGATTGGGCCGCTCAGGCACCGTGCGGAATGGGAAAGAGGTACTCTCAGACGGAATTGGAGAAGAAGATAATTCAAAGCAAGATGAAATGCAATCAGAATATGGAATAGAGTGGTCTGCTCTAGAAGGAGTTTCGCGCGTCAACACCCTACTGAATTTGCCAAGGTTTGTGCCGGGGAAGGAGGATAAGAAGGCTGCCGGAGAGACAAAAGCATGGAAATGA